In Macadamia integrifolia cultivar HAES 741 chromosome 13, SCU_Mint_v3, whole genome shotgun sequence, one DNA window encodes the following:
- the LOC122058988 gene encoding heat stress transcription factor A-1-like, whose protein sequence is MKPTKDALVVCVGLSQTVPNIQSPSVNNLNLLRSINRRKHSQGFVQQKQSQRKNTSVGACVEVGKFGLPEEVESLKRDKNVLMQELVKVRQHQQISEARLHCLTNRLQGMEKAQQQMLSFLAMAMQNPGFLTQLFQQNENWHTAGASKKRRHPTLEQGSEDDEPVASDGQIVMYQPPRNEIPESVIMPISNSNASQDLENGANEFFINMDSMSLPFEKDLLSSENDYPLILPDLPDDYQMLDQILLAYPFLENFEETESNIPEPMDTGMEVESTEMIPV, encoded by the exons ATGAAGCCCACTAAAGATGCTCTAGTTGTGTGTGTCGGTCTCTCACAGACGGTCCCAAATATTCAATCACCCTCAGTT AATAATCTTAATTTGTTGAGGAGTATTAACCGGAGGAAACATTCTCAAGGTTTTGTTCAACAGAAACAGTCCCAGAGAAAGAACACTTCAGTTGGAGCATGCGTTGAAGTTGGAAAATTTGGGCTTCCTGAGGAGGTAGAGAGTCTCAAGAGGGACAAAAATGTGCTCATGCAGGAGTTGGTTAAGGTCCGGCAGCACCAGCAAATTTCAGAAGCTAGATTGCATTGCTTGACAAATCGCCTTCAAGGAATGGAGAAAGCACAGCAACAGATGCTATCTTTCTTGGCAATGGCAATGCAGAACCCTGGGTTTTTGACTCAGCTGTTTCAGCAGAATGAGAACTGGCACACGGCTGGCGCAAGCAAGAAGAGACGTCACCCCACACTAGAACAAGGTTCCGAAGACGATGAACCTGTAGCTTCCGATGGGCAGATAGTGATGTACCAGCCACCAAGGAATGAGATCCCAGAGTCTGTCATCATGCCAATCTCAAACTCAAATGCGTCTCAAGATCTGGAAAATGGAGCAAACGAGTTCTTCATAAATATGGATTCCATGTCTTTACCATTCGAAAAAGACTTGCTATCTTCAGAGAATGATTACCCATTGATCCTCCCAGATTTACCAGACGATTATCAAATGTTGGATCAGATTTTGCTAGCTTATCCGTTCTTGGAGAATTTTGAAGAGACAGAGTCAAATATTCCAGAGCCCATGGACACTGGGATGGAAGTGGAATCCACAGAAATGATACCAGTTTAG
- the LOC122058889 gene encoding putative F-box protein At1g47790: MEEMTSKQARRRNHNNTTTHSESDEAGMFTNLPRDIIYEILSRLPIESVLRCMSVCKLWSTFPYDSYFIDLHFNKSMMHHRPPTLVLTTSSSLFHNKVSSQLMVSAEEGEGGDWMKATHIPMGDFELLEGEYIDIVGSCNGFLCIVPWEGLVHICLYNPITRETMKLPKSHLVLPPTNSSTKIVKAFGFGFGSLSKKYKVIVVYDLLDCKIIRYSEIITVGESSWRKLDVPTLSYDQLLADPVLLDGTLYWLIIIDNDDYSRCVLALDIDSEKFWTIDCCPLPIRRESIQRRYLVPMDGSLALIDYYAYTNPWRLDIWLLEGSKTMGFSFTLTTYDMSELVRWGDLFTVIGKHGHDTFLLNVCRIENWDPTLRSFILYSPTKKQQYFCVQGGLYESDLELRSWMVPSLKSLRL; this comes from the coding sequence ATGGAGGAGATGACCTCAAAGCAAGCGAGGAGGAGGAACCATAATAATACAACAACGCATTCTGAATCTGATGAAGCAGGTATGTTTACGAATCTCCCTCGGGACATTATTTATGAGATTTTGAGTAGACTTCCCATTGAATCTGTTCTCCGATGCATGAGTGTATGCAAGCTCTGGTCTACCTTTCCATATGATTCTTATTTCATCGACCTCCACTTCAATAAATCCATGATGCATCATCGACCACCCACTCTTGTTCTTACAACGTCATCATCACTATTTCACAATAAGGTGAGCAGCCAACTCATGGTgagtgctgaggaaggggaaggTGGTGACTGGATGAAAGCCACACACATCCCAATGGGGGATTTTGAACTGCTGGAAGGGGAATATATTGATATTGTGGGTTCTTGCAACGGCTTTCTCTGTATTGTGCCATGGGAGGGTTTGGTTCACATCTGCCTCTATAATCCCATTACAAGAGAGACTATGAAGTTGCCCAAATCACATCTTGTTTTACCCCCCACAAACTCAAGCACAAAAATCGTGAAagcttttggttttggtttcggcaGCTTAAGCAAGAAATATAAAGTGATCGTAGTTTATGACTTACTCGATTGCAAGATTATAAGATATAGTGAGATAATTACAGTGGGTGAAAGTTCATGGAGAAAGTTAGACGTCCCAACATTATCATATGATCAACTATTAGCAGATCCGGTGCTTTTGGATGGAACCCTCTATTGGCTCATAATCATTGATAATGACGACTATAGTCGATGCGTTCTTGCGTTAGACATTGACAGTGAGAAGTTTTGGACTATCGATTGCTGTCCTCTTCCTATTAGAAGAGAGTCTATACAAAGAAGATATTTAGTTCCAATGGATGGATCTCTTGCCTTAATTGATTATTATGCCTACACAAATCCATGGCGTTTGGATATATGGTTACTTGAGGGTAGCAAGACCATGGGGTTCTCATTTACTTTAACTACTTACGATATGTCAGAATTAGTCCGTTGGGGAGATCTTTTCACAGTTATTGGTAAACATGGCCACGATACATTCCTGCTAAATGTATGTAGGATCGAGAATTGGGATCCTACATTGAGATCCTTTATTCTCTACTCTCCAACGAAGAAGCAGCAGTATTTCTGTGTTCAAGGAGGACTATATGAATCTGATTTGGAGCTGAGAAGTTGGATGGTGCCGTCCCTCAAGTCACTAAGGCTCTGA